The genomic region TCCGGCCACCCGGTAGACCTCGTCCTTCACGGGGCAGGCGTCGGCGTCGACGAAGACGCGGGGAGCGTCCGGCGGGGCGGGAGTTGGGGTCCGGCGGTGAGGGGTCATTTCGGGCCAATCTAGCACGAAGGGTTCGCCGTTGCATTCCGGCGCGGATTCCCCGATCCTGCAACAGGACGGCCGCTCGGAAAACGGGCCGTCGACGGAGGATTCCATGAGCGCCGCGCTCCTCGGCCGCAACGCGCCCTGCCCCTGCGGCAGCGGTCTCAAGTACAAGAAGTGCTGCTACGAAAAGGACCGCGCGGAGACGTCCAGGGCGCGGGACGAGCGCTCCGCAGTCGACATCGCGCTGGCCTACCTTTACGACGAATTCCCCGACGAGGTCGACGACGCGATCGACCACGGCTTTCTGGGCGGCCTCGAGGACGAGGAGTACGCGCGGCTGGAGCATCTGCCTCCCGAGGACCAGGCCGAGCTGGATATCAACATCGGCGAATGGCTGCTGGCGGATGCGGTGCTGCAGGTGGACGAGGAGTCGGTCTTCGCGCTCGACCTGGTGTTGGGCGAAGGCGGGCCGATGCTGCCGCCGCAGGGTCGGGACCGGCTGATCGCGGCGAGCGAGCGCCCCCTGAGCCTGTACGACGTGATCCGCGTTACAAAGGGCGAGGGGATCGAGCTGCAGGATTTGGTGTATCCGGCCGACCCGCCGGTCCGGGTGCGCGATGCGTCATTATCGGAAAGCGCCCAGCGAGGCGACATCTTCGGCGCCCGGATCGTCCGCCAAGGGGACGACTGGCTCCTCTCGGAAGCGTTCTACCCGATGCCGGAGGATTTCGCCCACGACTGCCTCAATGCGATCTTCCTCGAGCAGGAGGAAGCCGCGAAGGAGACCGCGGCCCGGCCGACGGACCCGGAATCGGACGCGTCCCGCGAGATCCCCGGCCCGATCATCATCGATTACTGGCTGCTGGGGCTGGCGGAGGAGTAGGAACCCTTTTCCTGTAAACTGCTGCCTCGAACCGGATGACATTATCCTGCAGCGGGTATATAGTCCGGCGTCATAAGCAGGCATTCGTACAACCGGCCGCATCGGTTCCTGCACATTTCCCTTCGAAAGGAAGACCGATGCGCCTCAGTTCCATTCCACCGTACAAATTTGTCCCCACCATTCTCTTGTTGTCCCTGCTCCTGATCTTTACGAGCGCCTCTCATGCCGGCACCACCATCACGCAGACGCTTTCCGGACCCGAGCGGTTCAATTGCTCCAGCGGCACATCGACCCGGACGTTTTCCTGCCCGGCCACGCAGGGGGCGTTCACGATGAACGTCGTCAACGGCAACGGCAACGGGGCATCCACGATCTCGTCGGCGATCATCACGATCAACGGAACCACGGTCGTCAGCAGCAAAGACCTGAATGCCAACGTCAAGCAGATCAGCAAGAATGTGACCAATCTTGTGAAGGGCAACAACACGCTGACGGTCCAGACCAAGACCTGCGGCGCCGGCAGCTATCTCACGGTCACGATCACCGGCGTCTACACGCTTGAGGTCAAGATCACCTCGCCGGTCGCCGGTGCGCAGATCGTTTCGCGCAGCACGGCGGTTTCGGGAACGTACGCAGCGTATTCGGGCGCCAGTTTCACGATCAAGGTCAACAATGTGAGCGCCAACGCTTCGGGCGGCACGTTCAGCGCGGCAAGCGTTCCTCTTGCTGGTGGGAGCAACGTGCTCAATGCCGTCCTCACCACGTCCGACGGACTGTCCGACTCGGACAACGTGACGATCAACTCGAACCTGCCGCCGGTTGCCGAGGCAGGCCCCAACATGAATGTCCGGATATTCGACAACGTGATGCTCGACGGGCGCACGAGTTCCGACCCGGAAGGCGCGTTGATCACCTATCGGTGGTCGCTGGCCGCAAAGCCGCAAGGCAGCGCCTCGATCATGAACAACAACACTTCAGTCACGCCGTTTTTCATGCCCGACCTGCAAGGGACCTACATTCCGCAACTGATCGTGAACGACGGGTTCCAGGACAGTGTTCCCGACAACCTTGCCGTGACCGCGGTCCGGCCCAATCCGGCACCGACAGCGAACGCGGGCGCAGACCAGAGTGTCATCACCGGGAGTCAGGTCAACCTCGACGGAACGCTCAGTTTCGATCCCGACGGCGATCCGATTTCCTACACGTGGCGTTTCTTGTCGCGTCCCCCGGCCAGCGTCGCGGCGTTGAGCAATCCGAATGACAATGTATCGTCGTTCATCGCGGACAAGGACGGCCAGTACCTGCTCGAACTGATCGTGAACGACGGCCAGGCGAATTCGCTTCCGGACAATGTTGCGATCGTCTCCTCGACGCCGAACGCGCCGCCTGTGGCGTTTGCGGGGCAGGACCAGACCATCTCAAGGGGAAGCATGATCCACCTGGACGGCACCGGTTCCTACGATCCGGAAAACCAACCGCTCATTTATGCCTGGAGCATCGTGTCGCTACCGACCGGAAGCACCAGCCTGCTGGATAATGTGGCGTCGCCCACCCCGGCGCTGCCGGCCGACAAGTTGGGCGACTACGTCGTCCGACTCACGGTCAATGACGGAGCGCTCGATTCGGCGCCCGACACTGTGATCGCCACGGCGCTCAACGATGCACCACTCGCGGTTGCCTCGGCTTCGGCCTCGAATGTGACGGTCGGTACGGCGGTCACGCTCGACGGATCCGCAAGCCACGATCCCAACGACGACCCGATTTCTTATGCATGGAGTGTCGTGTCGGCGCCGGTCGGAAGTACGGCGAATGTTGTAAATATCACATCCGCCGTTGCCTTCTTTTCTCCCGACAAGGCCGGCAGTTACACGATCAACCTGGTCGTGAACGACGGCCTCGCCAGCAGCCTGCCATCTTCGGTCGGGATCACCGCCTACATTCCGACCGTGTCCGTTCCCGACGTCGGCGGGTTGCCGCAGGCAAATGCCCAGACTGCGATTGTCAACGCCGGATTAATCGCGGGAATCGTCACGAATGCAAACAGCGACAACGTGACCG from Candidatus Deferrimicrobiaceae bacterium harbors:
- a CDS encoding SEC-C domain-containing protein, yielding MSAALLGRNAPCPCGSGLKYKKCCYEKDRAETSRARDERSAVDIALAYLYDEFPDEVDDAIDHGFLGGLEDEEYARLEHLPPEDQAELDINIGEWLLADAVLQVDEESVFALDLVLGEGGPMLPPQGRDRLIAASERPLSLYDVIRVTKGEGIELQDLVYPADPPVRVRDASLSESAQRGDIFGARIVRQGDDWLLSEAFYPMPEDFAHDCLNAIFLEQEEAAKETAARPTDPESDASREIPGPIIIDYWLLGLAEE